The proteins below are encoded in one region of Myxococcales bacterium:
- the accC gene encoding acetyl-CoA carboxylase biotin carboxylase subunit, translated as MFRKILIANRGEIALRIIRACRELGISTVAVHSDVDEKALHVRFADEAVCIGPGPAPLSYLNIPAIIAAAEISGADAVHPGYGFLSENPEFASICGECGLTFIGPSPQNMKQWGNKVEARKLATRLGIPLAQGSDTLKNAQDAATQAKAVGFPVMLKAAGGGGGRGMHIIRNEEQMLRVFPSAQAEALAGFGNGDLYCERFVEEPRHIEFQVACDGKGITRVLGERECSIQRRHQKLVEEAPSVAVSEELRADMAATITRAMNESAYQSLGTLEFLMDEKGELSFMEMNTRVQVEHPVTELVTGVDLVVEQIRIAAGEAMTIPDTHLTPRGHAIECRINAEDPKTFAPSPGLITEYYPPGGAGIRVDSGIYGGWKVPPHYDSLLAKIISYGNNREQAIARMKRALGETIITGIKTNIALHEFFLDQPHFRSGDISTRFVERLDFSKMPEAQSSKG; from the coding sequence CGTACGTTTTGCCGACGAAGCAGTGTGTATTGGTCCAGGGCCTGCACCTTTGAGTTATCTCAATATCCCGGCCATCATCGCTGCCGCTGAAATCAGTGGCGCCGATGCGGTCCATCCTGGCTATGGTTTTCTCTCGGAGAACCCTGAATTTGCCTCAATCTGCGGGGAATGTGGCCTCACCTTTATTGGGCCCTCCCCACAAAACATGAAGCAGTGGGGAAACAAGGTCGAGGCGCGCAAACTCGCTACGCGTCTAGGTATTCCTCTCGCGCAAGGCTCTGACACCCTAAAAAACGCTCAGGATGCGGCAACTCAAGCTAAAGCTGTCGGTTTTCCAGTCATGCTCAAAGCAGCGGGTGGTGGTGGTGGTCGCGGCATGCATATTATTCGCAATGAAGAGCAAATGCTCCGCGTGTTTCCTTCCGCCCAAGCCGAAGCGCTTGCTGGTTTTGGCAATGGTGATTTGTACTGCGAACGTTTTGTAGAAGAGCCTCGACACATCGAGTTCCAAGTAGCCTGCGATGGCAAAGGCATCACGCGTGTTTTAGGAGAGCGTGAGTGCTCCATTCAACGCCGACATCAGAAGCTGGTCGAAGAAGCGCCAAGTGTTGCCGTCTCCGAGGAGCTGCGAGCCGACATGGCAGCGACGATCACACGCGCCATGAACGAAAGCGCCTATCAATCCCTGGGAACCCTTGAGTTTCTCATGGACGAAAAAGGCGAGTTAAGTTTCATGGAGATGAACACTCGCGTGCAGGTGGAGCATCCTGTCACCGAACTTGTAACGGGTGTGGATTTGGTGGTTGAGCAAATTCGTATCGCAGCAGGTGAAGCCATGACAATTCCTGATACCCATCTCACCCCACGTGGTCATGCCATTGAGTGTCGCATCAATGCAGAAGATCCAAAAACCTTTGCACCCTCTCCGGGGCTTATCACCGAATACTATCCGCCAGGCGGAGCTGGCATTCGCGTCGATAGCGGCATTTATGGCGGCTGGAAAGTACCGCCACACTACGATTCGCTCCTCGCCAAGATAATTTCTTACGGCAACAATCGTGAACAAGCCATTGCTCGAATGAAACGGGCTTTAGGTGAAACGATTATTACCGGGATCAAAACCAATATTGCGCTCCATGAGTTCTTCTTGGATCAGCCCCATTTTCGCTCCGGGGACATATCAACGCGCTTTGTCGAGCGTCTTGACTTCAGTAAGATGCCTGAAGCCCAATCCTCAAAAGGCTAG
- a CDS encoding tetratricopeptide repeat protein — MKHDRTKILEAAQKHASKGFYDKAIAEYQKIIASDPRDIRTLLRVGDLHSRKGDLSEASNVYSRVAEQYARQGFFLKAIAVYKQILKLDPSRIDIAMRLAETYKQLALVSDALSTYEHIAALHFERTEYSQGLSALAMMVDLDPTNVPVRIKYAEALSQHGSTMAAAEQFEAGAQLLKEQNRTDDYIKVCERLLYHRSDDTALAKEIAALYLKRKNPKLALTKLQICFSKEPHNIAVLELLADAFQQLQQIPKAISVYKEIARLEKEANRAREHAAVLKKILELSPNDDDVRQALAAYAPGTLSGAPVPSIEPPVTEAELVEVEDVELIDDNELQPISDAPSSSLPPEVAREAKIARLLTECKVYESYGLQKEVTKQLTKILTIAPEHIETREKLKDIYLASGKNNEAKEQLLALATLYGSSQPAKAREYHEHARTLGSSAQLQPTFPDSDEGTGRTQQEVVREHTAQVIKAASAAKSPAAPAAKVPQPPVGTLRPMSPQEFEAIPVRNLAPNPKPVAPENASLRVEQALDEAEFFLVQGLLSETKQALNEILTVHPGHPLVLSKLREVDSLLSESRDEPIITIDDTDQSFLLAEKLAEEISQEDLDEGGDVLDVENVFRQFKQGVKAQLNDEDTETHFDLGIAYKEMGLLDDAIEEFRVCLNSPQRECNASTMIGICFKEKGQLTEAIKNFKRGLHAENKTKEEELGLYYELGLAYETLGDLSEAAYFFQEVVKRDKTHRDAEKKAQALSQAAK, encoded by the coding sequence GTGAAACACGACCGGACGAAGATACTTGAGGCTGCTCAGAAACACGCATCGAAAGGCTTTTACGATAAAGCTATCGCCGAGTACCAGAAGATTATCGCGTCCGATCCACGGGATATCCGTACCCTTCTGCGCGTCGGTGATTTGCATTCCCGCAAAGGCGATCTCAGTGAGGCGAGCAACGTCTATAGCCGCGTAGCTGAACAATACGCCAGGCAAGGTTTTTTTCTAAAAGCCATTGCCGTGTACAAACAAATTCTCAAGCTTGATCCGTCTCGCATTGATATTGCGATGCGCTTGGCAGAAACCTACAAGCAACTTGCACTCGTCAGCGATGCCTTGAGTACTTACGAGCACATTGCGGCTTTGCACTTTGAGCGTACTGAATACAGTCAAGGGCTTTCCGCCCTGGCAATGATGGTTGATTTAGATCCAACCAATGTCCCCGTTCGTATCAAGTATGCTGAGGCTCTGTCTCAACACGGGAGCACTATGGCTGCAGCAGAGCAGTTCGAAGCCGGAGCTCAACTACTCAAGGAACAGAACCGAACAGACGACTACATTAAAGTATGTGAACGTTTACTATACCATCGCAGCGACGATACTGCTTTAGCTAAAGAAATAGCAGCCCTATACCTCAAACGGAAAAACCCGAAACTCGCACTGACCAAACTTCAAATTTGCTTCAGTAAAGAACCGCATAATATCGCGGTGCTCGAGCTGTTAGCCGATGCCTTCCAACAACTGCAACAGATTCCCAAGGCAATTTCTGTATACAAAGAAATCGCACGTCTTGAAAAAGAAGCCAATCGTGCACGCGAACACGCTGCAGTATTAAAAAAGATACTCGAACTAAGCCCTAACGACGATGATGTAAGACAAGCGCTTGCAGCCTATGCGCCAGGAACACTTTCGGGTGCTCCCGTTCCGAGCATTGAGCCTCCGGTCACGGAAGCTGAGCTTGTTGAAGTCGAGGATGTAGAACTTATCGACGATAACGAATTGCAGCCTATATCGGATGCTCCGTCGTCGAGTCTTCCTCCTGAAGTTGCACGCGAGGCAAAAATTGCTAGGTTACTTACAGAGTGTAAAGTCTATGAAAGTTATGGCTTGCAAAAGGAAGTCACCAAACAACTGACAAAAATACTCACCATCGCCCCAGAGCACATTGAAACGCGAGAAAAACTAAAAGACATCTACTTAGCGAGCGGAAAAAACAACGAAGCCAAAGAACAACTTTTGGCTTTGGCGACTCTTTATGGAAGCTCACAACCTGCCAAAGCGCGCGAGTACCACGAACATGCAAGAACGCTCGGCTCGAGCGCTCAACTTCAACCAACGTTTCCGGATTCGGACGAAGGCACAGGCCGCACCCAACAAGAAGTTGTGCGCGAGCACACAGCTCAAGTCATCAAAGCAGCAAGCGCCGCAAAATCTCCAGCAGCTCCTGCCGCAAAAGTTCCGCAACCACCAGTTGGAACACTAAGACCGATGTCACCTCAAGAATTTGAAGCTATTCCGGTGCGCAATCTTGCTCCAAATCCAAAGCCAGTCGCACCAGAAAACGCGAGTCTACGCGTCGAACAAGCCTTGGATGAAGCCGAGTTTTTCTTGGTTCAGGGTCTACTCAGCGAAACAAAACAAGCGCTCAATGAGATACTAACGGTACACCCTGGACATCCTTTGGTGCTTTCCAAACTCCGAGAAGTGGATAGCTTACTTAGTGAAAGCCGTGACGAACCTATTATCACTATTGACGATACCGATCAGAGTTTCTTGTTGGCTGAGAAACTCGCAGAGGAAATCAGTCAAGAAGATCTTGATGAGGGTGGCGATGTCCTTGATGTTGAAAACGTCTTCAGGCAATTCAAGCAAGGGGTCAAAGCACAGCTGAACGATGAAGATACTGAAACCCATTTTGATTTAGGCATCGCTTATAAAGAAATGGGCCTCCTTGATGATGCTATCGAAGAATTCCGCGTCTGTCTGAACAGTCCACAGCGTGAATGCAATGCCTCAACCATGATTGGTATTTGTTTCAAAGAAAAAGGGCAACTCACAGAGGCCATAAAGAACTTTAAACGCGGACTGCATGCTGAAAACAAAACGAAAGAAGAAGAGCTCGGCTTATATTATGAACTAGGCCTCGCCTATGAAACACTGGGAGATTTAAGCGAAGCTGCTTATTTCTTCCAAGAAGTGGTTAAGCGCGACAAAACTCACCGAGACGCTGAGAAAAAAGCCCAAGCACTCTCGCAGGCCGCTAAATAG
- a CDS encoding adenosylhomocysteinase, whose amino-acid sequence MTEKQNYKVADISLADWGRKEIAIAETEMPGLMALRKEYGSKKPLKGARIAGCLHMTVQTAVLIETLTELGAEVTWTSCNIYSTQDHAAAAIAKTGVPVFAWKGETEEEYEWCIEQQLKAFKDNKGANLILDDGGDLTKIVHDNHAHLFEGSDAIRGLSEETTTGVHRLYEMAKKGTLKTAAINVNDSVTKSKFDNLYGCRESLVDGIKRATDVMLAGKVAVVAGYGDVGKGCAQAMRGFGARVVVTEIDPICALQAAMEGYDVMTMDEAAAKGDIFVTATGCCDVITSEHLKQMKNEAIVCNIGHFDSEIQISWLENNPEIKEENIKPQVDHFIFPDGKRITVLARGRLVNLGCATGHPSFVMSNSFTNQVLAQIALFTEPKNYEKGKVYVLPKYLDEKVAELHLGKIGAKLTKLSAKQAEYLGIPVEGPFKPEHYRY is encoded by the coding sequence ATGACAGAAAAGCAGAATTATAAAGTAGCGGATATTTCACTAGCAGACTGGGGTCGCAAAGAAATTGCGATTGCAGAGACCGAAATGCCTGGTTTGATGGCGCTGCGCAAAGAGTACGGAAGCAAAAAGCCGCTAAAAGGCGCACGTATTGCAGGTTGTTTGCATATGACCGTGCAGACCGCCGTTCTAATTGAAACCCTTACCGAGCTAGGGGCAGAAGTGACCTGGACAAGCTGCAACATCTATTCAACCCAAGATCATGCAGCAGCTGCCATTGCCAAAACAGGTGTGCCCGTCTTTGCTTGGAAAGGTGAGACCGAGGAAGAATACGAGTGGTGCATCGAGCAGCAGCTCAAGGCTTTCAAAGACAATAAGGGAGCAAACCTTATTCTCGATGATGGCGGCGATCTGACTAAAATTGTCCATGACAACCATGCACATTTGTTTGAGGGCAGTGATGCGATCCGTGGTCTCTCGGAAGAGACAACGACGGGCGTGCATCGTCTCTATGAAATGGCCAAAAAGGGTACGCTCAAGACAGCGGCTATCAATGTTAACGATTCGGTGACCAAATCCAAGTTCGACAACCTTTATGGATGTCGTGAGTCCTTGGTGGACGGCATCAAGCGCGCTACGGATGTGATGTTAGCGGGCAAGGTCGCGGTGGTCGCCGGTTATGGTGACGTTGGCAAGGGCTGTGCCCAAGCCATGCGCGGTTTTGGTGCGCGTGTTGTAGTGACCGAGATCGACCCCATCTGTGCGCTTCAAGCGGCTATGGAAGGTTACGATGTGATGACCATGGACGAGGCCGCTGCCAAAGGCGATATTTTCGTGACCGCCACCGGTTGCTGCGATGTCATTACTTCGGAGCATCTCAAGCAGATGAAAAACGAAGCCATCGTTTGCAACATCGGTCATTTTGACTCGGAGATCCAAATCAGCTGGCTTGAAAACAATCCAGAAATCAAAGAAGAAAACATCAAACCACAAGTCGATCACTTCATCTTCCCTGATGGAAAACGCATCACGGTGCTAGCACGCGGTCGTTTGGTGAACTTGGGTTGTGCAACAGGTCATCCAAGTTTTGTGATGTCCAATTCCTTTACCAACCAGGTATTGGCGCAGATTGCATTGTTCACCGAGCCAAAGAACTATGAAAAAGGTAAAGTCTATGTATTGCCTAAGTACCTTGATGAAAAAGTAGCTGAACTTCATCTAGGAAAGATTGGTGCGAAACTTACCAAGCTTAGCGCAAAGCAGGCTGAGTATCTTGGTATTCCAGTCGAAGGCCCCTTCAAGCCTGAGCACTATCGTTACTAA
- a CDS encoding methyltransferase domain-containing protein: protein MEPNEASAGVERCRMYRSLSDPMRQKILALAEQEELSIGELGFLLSAAQPKVSRQVSALRLAGLLAVRKEGTRVWVQSSATNHVDTLVADATANGMRMAKDEGLLERIAEVLKQRDQQTKHYFTATATSAQFEYLPLELPAYLFALKPVMAACIETALDVGTGDGAVLDALAPLYNRVIGLDRAAEQLKFAEARVQTRGYTNVELLRSEYEITELKSVLPDFSGVDLVIAARLLHHAPRPAHAMRELGKLLRAGGHLIIVDYRQHHDEQMRELQADTWLGFKAEDLRKWALDAGLSKVEIRSIPKRFCGKGRDAKLGWQVLHAEAKEKIE, encoded by the coding sequence ATGGAGCCAAATGAGGCCTCAGCAGGGGTGGAACGTTGCCGTATGTACCGCTCGCTTAGTGATCCCATGCGGCAGAAAATCCTGGCACTCGCCGAGCAGGAAGAGCTTTCCATTGGTGAACTCGGCTTTCTATTAAGTGCAGCTCAACCCAAGGTGTCGCGACAGGTTTCCGCGCTTCGCTTGGCCGGCCTTCTGGCCGTTCGTAAGGAAGGCACACGCGTTTGGGTTCAGAGTTCGGCCACCAATCATGTTGATACGCTGGTAGCTGATGCGACTGCGAACGGTATGCGCATGGCCAAAGACGAAGGGTTGCTTGAACGGATTGCCGAAGTACTCAAGCAACGTGATCAGCAAACAAAGCACTACTTTACTGCCACTGCGACTTCCGCGCAGTTTGAATACCTTCCTCTCGAACTTCCTGCATACCTATTTGCTTTAAAACCAGTGATGGCTGCGTGCATTGAAACTGCCCTGGATGTCGGTACGGGCGATGGCGCCGTGCTCGATGCTCTGGCCCCGCTCTATAATAGGGTAATTGGCCTGGATCGGGCGGCTGAGCAGCTTAAATTTGCCGAAGCACGCGTGCAAACTCGGGGCTACACCAATGTGGAGCTACTGCGCAGCGAGTATGAAATTACAGAGTTAAAAAGTGTTTTGCCTGATTTTTCGGGTGTTGATTTAGTGATTGCTGCTCGATTGTTGCATCACGCGCCTCGCCCGGCCCATGCCATGCGCGAGCTTGGCAAACTTCTGCGAGCAGGGGGACACCTTATAATAGTGGACTACCGGCAGCACCACGACGAGCAAATGCGGGAGTTGCAAGCGGACACGTGGCTTGGCTTTAAGGCCGAGGATCTAAGGAAGTGGGCGCTCGATGCTGGATTGAGCAAGGTAGAGATCCGTTCGATACCGAAGCGCTTTTGTGGTAAGGGCCGAGACGCGAAACTTGGCTGGCAAGTGCTTCACGCTGAGGCGAAAGAAAAAATTGAATGA
- a CDS encoding transglycosylase SLT domain-containing protein, translating into MSHAKYLKIISIVVILSLAASVSAEEPSLNLLTRAIQSAVTLNHSQTSAKPIFVRHCRSAQKGCGARMEAFAQYFVEAGKRFDLDPWLLAAMAFRESGLDPFAKGSVGERGLLQMHPQSPWGRRIRFVKDERYRKICKKQAGACQRELVQRAADLLSRSVRFCDGDLNAALGSYNTGRCGGNPDYARRVIDQRDQLRKSVGLPATKPKRSAFLPMQASRMQKNSASTN; encoded by the coding sequence TTGTCCCATGCAAAATATCTTAAAATTATTTCTATCGTTGTGATTCTTAGTCTGGCTGCAAGTGTGAGCGCCGAGGAGCCATCACTCAATCTTCTCACCCGTGCGATTCAAAGCGCTGTCACTTTGAATCACAGCCAAACCAGCGCAAAGCCCATTTTTGTAAGGCACTGCCGTTCGGCACAAAAAGGCTGCGGCGCTCGGATGGAAGCTTTTGCTCAGTATTTCGTTGAAGCTGGCAAGCGTTTCGATCTAGACCCATGGCTTCTGGCAGCCATGGCTTTTAGAGAAAGCGGTCTTGATCCCTTTGCCAAAGGGTCGGTTGGCGAGCGTGGCTTGCTTCAAATGCATCCACAAAGCCCATGGGGCCGCCGTATTCGCTTTGTTAAAGACGAGCGTTATCGAAAAATCTGCAAAAAACAAGCTGGAGCCTGTCAGCGAGAGCTCGTCCAGCGTGCCGCTGATCTGCTGTCGCGCTCCGTTCGCTTCTGCGATGGCGATCTTAACGCCGCTCTGGGCTCATACAACACCGGTCGTTGCGGCGGAAATCCAGACTATGCGCGTCGCGTGATTGATCAACGGGACCAATTGCGCAAGAGCGTTGGGCTGCCAGCTACCAAGCCAAAACGAAGTGCTTTTTTGCCTATGCAGGCTTCACGCATGCAGAAAAACTCGGCCTCAACGAACTAG
- the argS gene encoding arginine--tRNA ligase produces MRIEKLLSEKLSEIFSINFNVDADALIRPATDTRFGDYQANGLLPLAKRLGKTARELAPSVLDPICDLQMVAEATVAGPGFINLRLDADWLAKELLGTQADPEIGISKTQNPEHIVVDFSGPNVAKQMHVGHLRSTILGAAIIRLLRCVGHEVLGDNHLGDWGTQFGLLIAGLREFRDDEDLNDLNIEELEALYKQANDRGKNDTEFAAQARAELAKLQAGDSENLKIWQRFVEITRTELDRIYDRLGVSFDLWLGKAPTILCLLGWSMT; encoded by the coding sequence GTGCGGATTGAAAAGCTTCTAAGTGAGAAACTCTCGGAAATATTCAGCATCAACTTCAATGTTGATGCTGATGCCCTTATTCGACCCGCCACCGATACCCGCTTTGGGGATTATCAGGCCAACGGCCTTTTGCCGTTGGCTAAGCGGCTAGGAAAAACAGCCCGTGAACTCGCCCCTTCGGTCCTCGATCCAATTTGCGATCTGCAGATGGTGGCCGAAGCCACCGTCGCGGGACCCGGCTTTATCAACCTTCGTCTCGATGCAGACTGGCTAGCAAAAGAACTTTTGGGCACACAGGCGGATCCTGAAATAGGTATTAGTAAGACGCAAAACCCCGAGCACATTGTTGTTGATTTTTCCGGTCCTAACGTTGCAAAACAAATGCATGTTGGACACCTACGTTCAACGATCCTTGGTGCAGCCATCATTCGCTTGCTTCGTTGCGTAGGCCACGAGGTTCTCGGTGACAATCACCTCGGCGACTGGGGAACACAGTTTGGGCTACTCATTGCTGGGCTGCGAGAGTTTAGAGACGACGAAGATCTGAACGATTTAAATATTGAAGAACTGGAAGCGCTCTACAAGCAGGCCAATGACCGAGGCAAAAACGATACCGAGTTTGCCGCACAAGCACGTGCCGAGCTGGCTAAGCTCCAAGCTGGAGACAGCGAGAATCTAAAGATATGGCAACGTTTTGTTGAGATTACACGCACTGAACTCGATCGTATCTACGATCGTTTAGGCGTGAGCTTCGATTTGTGGCTGGGGAAAGCACCTACCATACTATGCTTGCTGGGCTGGTCGATGACCTGA
- the argS gene encoding arginine--tRNA ligase — MLAGLVDDLIDKGIASEDQNAICVFFEDNPKLKKLGTPMIVRKSDGAFLYATTDIATVVHRYKHYNTTKAIYVVDKRQILHFTQIAYITAKLGIPVELQVMDFGAVLGQDGRPLKTREGTVVTLASLLDEAELRAEQRIREEGLDVSAEAIETVKRAVGIGAVKYADLHQNRQSDYQFDWDKMISFKGNSGPYLQYAYARIRSIFRKGDIDFKSFESQTLTLSDESEINLAKQLLRFDECIHQATENRLPHILCDHLYALARLFSHFYQHCPVLKADEQTRQSRLLLAKLCASQLEKGLAILGIDVIERM; from the coding sequence ATGCTTGCTGGGCTGGTCGATGACCTGATTGACAAAGGCATCGCAAGTGAAGATCAAAACGCGATTTGTGTCTTTTTTGAAGACAATCCAAAGCTCAAAAAGCTGGGTACGCCGATGATTGTACGTAAGAGCGATGGCGCTTTTTTGTATGCGACCACGGATATTGCGACCGTTGTTCACCGATACAAACACTACAACACCACCAAAGCAATCTACGTCGTCGATAAACGGCAGATTCTGCACTTTACGCAGATAGCATACATCACAGCCAAACTCGGTATACCCGTTGAACTTCAGGTTATGGATTTTGGGGCCGTCCTCGGACAGGATGGTCGACCTCTGAAAACGCGAGAAGGAACCGTCGTAACGCTTGCTTCCCTTCTTGATGAGGCAGAGCTGCGCGCCGAGCAACGCATCCGTGAAGAGGGCCTCGACGTTAGCGCCGAAGCCATTGAGACCGTCAAGCGAGCGGTTGGAATCGGGGCCGTTAAATACGCGGACCTTCACCAAAACAGGCAAAGCGATTACCAGTTTGACTGGGACAAAATGATCTCCTTTAAAGGAAATTCCGGTCCCTACTTACAATACGCATACGCGCGTATTCGATCGATATTTAGGAAAGGCGACATCGATTTCAAGAGTTTTGAATCACAAACACTCACTCTAAGTGATGAATCTGAAATTAATTTGGCAAAGCAGTTGCTGCGTTTTGATGAGTGCATTCATCAAGCCACCGAAAATCGTCTTCCTCATATCCTCTGCGACCATCTGTATGCTCTCGCTAGACTCTTTAGCCATTTCTACCAGCACTGTCCTGTTCTCAAAGCAGACGAGCAGACACGACAGAGTCGACTATTGCTTGCAAAGCTATGCGCTTCGCAATTGGAAAAAGGTTTGGCAATATTGGGCATCGACGTCATCGAACGCATGTAG
- a CDS encoding sulfite exporter TauE/SafE family protein, which produces MFEYLLLCIAGVFAGYINAMAGAGSLLTLPALIFTGLDANAANATNRISVLFQTIATSITYKRHGIAIQKKQLWILFPSCVGGILGAYAATRFSKEVFQVCIAIVMLFMLPLNFIKKRNNDGSHTDLPFNWPTAFVFLAIGFYAGFIQAAAGLIILFYLAYATRMNLIQANAIKVSIIMVLTLWALVTFFFFDAQIDFGRGLLLALSTAIGGVLGAHASVKRGEKLIRVVLTITVLASAANLLWRALT; this is translated from the coding sequence ATGTTTGAATACCTTCTCCTTTGCATCGCTGGTGTTTTCGCCGGATACATCAACGCGATGGCAGGGGCGGGTTCTTTGCTTACTCTACCCGCACTAATTTTCACAGGCCTTGACGCCAATGCTGCAAATGCCACCAACCGAATTTCAGTACTGTTTCAAACCATCGCAACAAGCATAACCTACAAACGGCATGGCATCGCAATTCAGAAAAAGCAACTTTGGATCCTTTTTCCATCATGCGTTGGCGGCATATTGGGAGCTTATGCTGCAACACGCTTTTCAAAAGAAGTTTTTCAAGTCTGCATCGCCATCGTCATGCTTTTCATGCTTCCGTTAAACTTTATAAAAAAGCGAAACAATGACGGAAGTCACACCGACCTCCCTTTCAACTGGCCTACGGCTTTCGTGTTTTTAGCTATAGGTTTTTATGCTGGCTTTATCCAAGCAGCGGCAGGTCTTATCATTCTTTTCTATCTTGCTTACGCCACCCGGATGAATCTAATTCAAGCCAACGCCATCAAGGTGAGCATTATTATGGTCCTCACCCTATGGGCGCTTGTGACCTTTTTCTTCTTTGATGCCCAAATTGATTTCGGGCGGGGTCTTTTACTTGCCCTTAGCACTGCGATAGGCGGCGTTCTAGGGGCCCATGCAAGCGTAAAGCGTGGTGAGAAACTTATACGCGTGGTGCTCACTATCACGGTCTTGGCAAGTGCAGCCAACCTTTTGTGGCGCGCTTTAACTTAG
- a CDS encoding insulinase family protein has product MFSFGSAADPIGKFGLTELSARLMAEGGAGKSSYEEIVKKLFPYAAKVEWQIDREQIAFVLRLPSEGVGVGYAILLDLLKSPQFQTNDFERVKMQMLSNLQSELKGSDEESLGKELLQAFLYEKHPYGHPSVGHVKDLKNITIDDVKAHYSRWFCSNNLTVGLTGSIPSTLLRHVREDFTSWNTKSCQGLGQRPLQRNSGRRIILVEKPDAKAIAVSMGFTLPITRAHPDFASLKLASSYLGEHRQFVGSLMQAVREKRGLNYGDYAYAEHFEQQSWTRFAKSHLGRHQQYFSVWLRPLDPKRAVFAVRLAVRELERLTSQGLNEQEVQRMKHFLVNYYALFSQSASEKLAQALDAKFYAMEENIYSSLIRQWKALGKQEINKNIKKYFDLKNLQIVMIVPKAAPVIQELLAASQQSPSYPGAQPKSLLQEDVAIRNFSLNISKEDIRVLGLDAVF; this is encoded by the coding sequence GTGTTTTCCTTTGGTTCCGCTGCAGACCCTATAGGAAAGTTTGGACTAACCGAACTCAGCGCGCGATTGATGGCTGAGGGCGGGGCCGGTAAGAGTAGTTATGAAGAGATCGTAAAGAAACTTTTCCCGTATGCAGCAAAGGTGGAATGGCAAATTGATCGTGAACAAATTGCCTTTGTGCTTCGCTTACCAAGTGAGGGCGTAGGCGTAGGCTATGCGATCTTGCTTGATCTTCTGAAATCTCCCCAGTTCCAAACAAATGACTTTGAGCGCGTGAAGATGCAGATGCTTTCCAATTTGCAATCGGAGCTTAAGGGAAGTGACGAGGAGAGCCTTGGCAAAGAACTGCTTCAAGCTTTCCTGTACGAGAAACATCCTTACGGCCATCCTAGTGTTGGGCATGTTAAAGATTTGAAAAATATAACGATAGATGATGTCAAAGCACATTATTCAAGATGGTTTTGCAGCAATAATCTGACAGTGGGGTTGACTGGATCGATTCCCTCGACACTCTTACGCCATGTGCGAGAAGATTTTACCTCATGGAACACAAAGTCTTGCCAAGGCTTAGGTCAACGTCCTTTGCAAAGAAACAGCGGCCGCCGGATAATTCTTGTCGAAAAGCCTGATGCCAAGGCGATTGCTGTTTCAATGGGTTTTACGCTTCCGATTACACGTGCCCATCCGGACTTTGCGAGCCTTAAGCTTGCGAGTTCCTACCTGGGCGAACATCGGCAATTTGTCGGTAGTTTGATGCAAGCTGTTCGCGAAAAGCGCGGACTTAACTACGGAGACTATGCTTACGCGGAGCATTTTGAACAACAAAGCTGGACTCGCTTTGCAAAATCCCATCTTGGAAGACATCAACAATATTTTTCAGTTTGGCTTCGGCCGTTGGATCCCAAGCGTGCGGTGTTTGCTGTTCGACTTGCAGTAAGGGAACTGGAGCGACTCACCTCTCAAGGTCTCAATGAACAAGAAGTACAACGGATGAAACATTTTCTTGTCAATTACTATGCTTTGTTCTCTCAAAGCGCTTCGGAAAAACTTGCTCAGGCACTGGATGCTAAGTTTTATGCTATGGAAGAAAACATCTATTCGTCTTTGATCAGACAATGGAAAGCGCTTGGGAAACAAGAAATTAATAAAAATATTAAAAAATATTTTGATTTGAAAAATTTACAAATTGTTATGATAGTTCCAAAAGCAGCGCCGGTTATTCAGGAACTATTAGCAGCATCACAACAAAGCCCAAGTTATCCGGGAGCTCAGCCTAAGAGCCTCCTTCAGGAAGACGTGGCAATAAGGAATTTCTCTCTAAATATCTCAAAAGAAGATATCCGTGTATTGGGTCTTGATGCTGTCTTCTAA